The genomic stretch CAAGGTGGTGCCGTCGCTCCTAAGAGGCGACGCCATCCTTTCGAGGCAGCCTTTCCCGGCGTCGGTTAAGGCCGTGCTCGCGTCGGCAAGTGGCGATGCGGGTTGGAACCGAGTTCTTCCGCCAATGTCGGAGATTACAATGCCCGAGCGAAATTGGCTGCTTCAGGATTTCTTCCGGTGGGAGCGGAACCTGCCGCATGCATGGCAGACCTTTCACGCTGGTGTTCCAGAGGCCGAGTCGCAGATAATCAAAATCCGGCGGGCATAGTTGGCGTGTGCGTAGAGCGCAAAAAAAATCGCGTAAGCTTTCAAGGCATCTCTGGCATTCGGCTGCGACCTCAAAACGCGGGTCGCGGCGAAGCATCGCCGCCACGCGCGCGACGAGTTTCGGTGGCTTCGAAGGTTTGCAAAGATAGTCGACGGCGCCACGATTGAGCGTGTCGACACGGTCGCTGGTGCCTGAGCGAGCCGTCAGGAACATCACCGGGATCGCCAGTTCGGTGTTCGGCGGACAAGATCGAGGAGCTGCACCCCAGCGCCGTCGGGCACCTGCCTGGAGGCGGTCGCGAGGTCGACTTCAATGGCAGGCTTTGAGCCGCATTGTCGACGTGCTCCTTTGGCGCCGTTTAGGGACTGTCCGTTTTGGGGATGGCGAGCCTGGAAAGGGGACCGACGCGTCCAGCGTATCGCGGACTCTTTGCGCCAAGAGCCGGCGTTGATAGTCGCCCGTCAGCGACTTCAAGTCTCGCGCCACAGACCAGCGTCCCAATATGTCGACTGCTCCCATGGGGGTGGCTGATGCAACCACCATGGCCCGTTTCATGGCAAGGGCACATCTAGCCGCCCCGCCACTTGGAAGAACGGTGATTGACGCCGCCAGTTACCCCGCGTTGCTTAGTTGGAATTCGTCGCTAAGCGCGCGCTCGTTGGGATCGATCGGACCCAGGTTCTTCACGACATGGAATCGACCGCCCTGCGCCTGCGCGATGTACATGTTCATGCGAACATGGTGCTGGCCGGGGACCATTTCGGCCGGACCACCCGGTCCCTCGCTGATCCGGGCGTGATCGAGGGCCCGGATGACAGCGTCGCGCTCGACCGTGCCGGCTTCGGTCACCGCCGCCTCCCACATCTTGATCGCCCGGTAGTGGCCGGTGCACCCGCTGCCTGCAGTCAACATGGCACTGCCGGAGAACCGTTCGCCGTAGCGACGCAAGAGCGCGCGGCCAAACGGATCGTCGAGTTCCTGGTAGTAGTCGAGGCAGCTGTAGAGGCCCTCGATCTCCTCGAACGGCACCAGATTGAAGAAGTTCTCGTCGAAGTAGGTGCAGATTATCTTGCCGCCGCGTTTGCCGAAACCGGCCTTGTGCAGCTCTTCGAGGAACGGTGTCAGGCCCGGCGGAACGATGGTATTGAAAACCACGTCGGTGCCGCTCGCCATGATCTGCTGCACCGTCCGCCGGAAATCGACGGTATCCAGCGGAAAATACTCCTCGCCGACGATCTCACCGCCATTGGCGCGCACCACCCGGCTCGCGGCCTTGTTCAGCAAATGGGGCCAGATGTAGTCGGCCGATGGCAGGTAGAACTTTTTCGCCCCGGTGCTCTTCATGAACCATGGGATCAGCGGCTCGACCTGCTGCGCGGGCACGGGACCCGTGCAGAAGATCAGGGGATCGTTTTCCTGTCCCTCATACTGCTCGGTGTAGATGTAGAGCGTCCTGCCCCGCGTAACTGCCTCGCTCTTGATGGCCTGTCGGGTCGAGCTGTAGATGCCGCCGACGACCACATCGACCTTATCGACGTCGATCAGTTTCGCGGTCCTTGCCTTGGCGACGC from Mesorhizobium sp. NZP2077 encodes the following:
- a CDS encoding substrate-binding protein, giving the protein MDPKPIKIGLIAELTGPLSFMGIANANLTTMLVDDINASGGLLGRPLELVIEDGETIDGVAKARTAKLIDVDKVDVVVGGIYSSTRQAIKSEAVTRGRTLYIYTEQYEGQENDPLIFCTGPVPAQQVEPLIPWFMKSTGAKKFYLPSADYIWPHLLNKAASRVVRANGGEIVGEEYFPLDTVDFRRTVQQIMASGTDVVFNTIVPPGLTPFLEELHKAGFGKRGGKIICTYFDENFFNLVPFEEIEGLYSCLDYYQELDDPFGRALLRRYGERFSGSAMLTAGSGCTGHYRAIKMWEAAVTEAGTVERDAVIRALDHARISEGPGGPAEMVPGQHHVRMNMYIAQAQGGRFHVVKNLGPIDPNERALSDEFQLSNAG